One Nostoc sp. CENA543 genomic window, ATTTGCGTTCTATTTTAGGTTTTTTAAAGATAATTCAATTAACTATTTTGTTTTTGATTTCGACAAAACTGTGAAGTATGAGTAATGCAATAATTCAATCTATCAATGGAGGTATTTACTTTATGAAATTATTAATCTCATTTATGTTTTTTTTGTAAACACATAGTCGGGTGCAAATGTCAACTACGATTATACATAAAATTCTTGTTTATTTTCAATAAAGCATGGGTAATTGCAAAAACAATTTGATATATTCGTGTTGGCAACAGATAAATTAAGTAAACATACCGTTAGGTAATCAGAGACTTTATGTTGACCCAAACAATTAAAAACTATTTTCAGTATTTTGCCCATCCAGAAGAAATCGAAAGATGTGATGAAGATGTTATTGTTTGCAAAATTTTCAACCCAACTCCTGCAATTCAGGCTAACAGCTACTATTTTGGGCATCCAGAATGGGGGTTAAATTACTTTGAAGCGTGTCACAGAGATGAAAAGTTTATTGAACTTTGGAGAGAAGTGATTGGTAGTTGGCAGGGCAAAATAGTTGTAGATATTGGTTGTGGCCCTGGAAATGTCTATGCGTCTTTAAAAGAGTTTTGTGGTGAACCAGAGTTATTACTTGGTGTAGATGTTTCTTTGGGGGCGTTGAAAACAGCTTCTCAACTGGGATATACAGCCATTTTGGCAGATGCTCATAATTTACCATTAAAGTCTGGGTTTGCTGATATTGTTATGTTGAATGCGTGTTTACACCATTGCGATAATATGGCTCAGGTGTTAAAGCAAGCAGCTAAGTTAGTAAAGCCTGGTGGAATTTTAATTACAGATCATGATCCGCAAAAAAGTGCTTATCAGTTTAAAGGTTTAGGTTCACTATTATGGCAATTGCGCTTGCCAATATATCGATGTATGAAACGAGGTGGACATTCTACTGCTGAGGAACAATCTTGGGGTTTAGCAACAGAAGTACACCACAAAGCTTGTGATGGTGTGACATCAAAAATGTTTTACGAAATGCTAGAACCTATGGGTTTTGCGGTTAAGGTTTACCCTCATAATCATCAGGTGGGTGCGGCTGCATTACAGGGCGATTATGGTAAGCCTTTTTGGAAGTATCGCGTAGCTCAAAGATTATCAGGTATAAACCCTAATTCCCCAGAGGCTGCATTATCGTTGATGTGTGTTGCAACTCGCATTAATTGATTGTTATCAAAACTAAGGGTAGAAGAATTTTTTTAATGATTTTTTAAGTTTTCGGCTTCGATCAACCGTATGGCGAGGATAGTCTCTGCTAAAACGCGTTGAAAAACGTAATACCAACCACGCCAACCGTCAAAAATCCAGCCTTCAACAAATAAGCAATAGATAAATACCATCCAGGGGGCTAAAACTTTTTTTCTGCGGATACGGTCTACCCAGTCTAATTCGTTGACGGGAGTTGCTAAGATTTTTTTAGATTCTAGGACTGTGTAGCGTTCTTGCGCCCATAGCCATCTACTGAAGGGTTTGCGATCGTCATGATAGATATAAGCAGATAGTAAGGTAGATTGACCAGTTAATTGTAAAACTTGTGTGTGTCCATCATCAATATAGATGGCTTTGCTTTTTTTAAACAGGACTTGACGGGGAGGCAGAATTCTAGTGTTGCGAACGGGTTGACCAAATACACAATATTTGAATTGAGCAAAGTAGCCATCGATTTGCCCATCAACTGGTAAGGTGGCAATTTCAGAGACTAAATCATCTGTGACTAGATAATCTGCATCTAGGGAGAGTACCCAAGGAGTATGGACTTGCTCTAGACCGTAGTTCCATTGTTTGCCGTGGGTATCAAATTCACGCTGAAAGACCTGGACTTGGGGATAGGATTTGAGAATTTCTAGGGTTGTATCAGTGCTGTAGCTATCAATAACTATAATCTTTTTTGCCCAAGTTAGGCAATCAAGGGTGCGACCAATATTGGGAGTTTCATTATAAGTCAGAATGAGAGGAGTGATTTGCTCTAGCATAGATACATTGGTACCATCGGGATTAGACCAATTCTCTGTCGTTGGTGTTTGCATAGGGAATTAGATAACTGATGCAGTTGGTGGTTTTGTGAGCGATTTACAAAAAATAGCATTACTCCTGTACAGTCAGCCATAATCTGACTTTTCACGGGATCTAAAAAACCCCTCTCCAAACCTCTCCCCTGCAAGGAGAGAGGCTTTGATTCTTGCTCCCCTTCCCTAGTAGGGAAGGGGTTGGGGGTTAGGTTTTGCGTTAACTTTTCAACATAACGTGAAAAGTCAGCAGCCATAATTAGTATAATTTCCATCTCAAGTGAGTTTGAACTAACTGGGGATTTTAGATGGGGAATTTTGGCTTGAAACCGTAGCGCAAGAGAAAATACGTCCTTATTTCAATCCTCCCGCTTTGCTATAGGGTTGCACTCAACACTCACTACTCAGCACTAATGAAAGTTTTGATTGCCAAATGAATTATGCAACCTATGGATGTCATAGTTTCAAGGGTGCAATAGTTTTGATTGGGAGTGCTGCACTGACTTTGATTTGCGGTGTGAAGTGATGAAAGCACGGGGTCTTAGTTAGTGAAGCTATGCTTTAGTCTGGGATAATTCTTAGTTTTAGGTATATTTTACTAGTTTTGGGAGAAAGACTATATTTGTAGCGATCGCAATTTTTTAGTCTTTCTCAGGAACTCTTAATTTTTTTGTTTTAAAAATCTATTGGTGCTGACTAGAACAGCAATCAGGAGAAAAAGTTGTATTTGCCAAGGTGCTAAAATCAAGCTCAAAATCAGACTCAGAATTGTAAACAGACTGATAATATAGCCGGTTTCATCGCGGCATTTTTGGGATATGTATCCTGTTGCTATACCTGTAGCCAGAGGAATCAAAAAAAACAAGGGCATTTCTACTTACCTCTACAGCGAAGATGTGAAGTTTTGATAAAACTTATGACAGTTATTTTTCTCTTTGTGGTTAATATTACAACTTAGCAGATCAGCTTACAATACATTACTTAAAATAACTATGTATTTTGTGAAGTTTACAAAATACTTATAGTAAATTAGCTTAACATTCAGTGCTGTTACTGGCACAACGATTTAGCATATTACCTCTAGGACTTTATTTTTCCCTCAAATACGTAATGCTCAACATTCCTCATCTACTGGCCACTGAACTAGAACTAAGACCACAACAGGTAGAAAACGCGCTAGAACTTTTGGCTGAGGGTGCGACAGTTCCCTTCATTGCACGTTACCGCAAAGAACGTACTGGAGAAATGAATGAAATCCAACTGCGGGAACTGGCTGATAGGTATACTTACTTATCAGAATTAGAGGAAAGAAAGTCAGTAATTTTAAAAGCGATCGCTGAACAAGGTAAACTAACCGACGAGTTAGAAAACAAAATTTCATCTTGCTTACAAAAAACAGAACTTGAGGATTTATACCTACCATATCGACCAAAACGCCGCACCCGTGCAACTATCGCTAGAGAGAAAGGTTTACAGCCATTGGCGGATTTTATCAAAGCTTTAAATGTCAAAAATCCTATTTCCGCCTCATGGGAAGAAGAAGCCGCAAAATATATTTCGGAAACTAACGGAATTAAAACCGCCGATGAAGCTTTAAAAGGTGCGGCTGATATCCTAGCGGAAGAAGTAGCAGAAAAAGCGGATTTACGTGCTTATATTCGCGAATATTTCCTAGAAGATGGGGTTTTCGTCTCCCGTATTAAAGATGATTATCCCGAAGGTACGACTAAATTTGAAATGTACCGGAATTATCAAATTAAAGTCAAAAATATCGCGCCTCATAATATGTTGGCTTTATGCAGAGGCGAAGCTGAGGGAATATTAAGCTTTGATATTAGCTTTGAGGAAGATTTTGTTCTCTCCTATCTAGAATCCCAGGAAATTAAAACTAAAGTGCGTGGAATTCGCGATTTTTATCAAGCAATGTTAAAAGATGCGTTTAATCGCTTGATGAAAAATTCCCTTATCGGGGAAGTGATGACGGAAAAGAAAACCTATGCAGATATAGAATCTATTAAAACCTTTGAAGCTAATTTACGCGAACTATTACTATCTGCACCTGCGGGAATGAAACCCACTTTAGCCATAGATCCTGGATTTAGAACTGGTTGTAAAGTCGCAATTTTGGAACAAACTGGTAAATTTTTAGAATATCAGGCGATATTTCCCCATCAAGCGGTTGAACAACGCCACAAAGCCGCACAAACTCTCAAAAATTTGATTGAAAAATACAAAGTTGAATTGATAGCCATTGGTAATGGGACTGCTTCTCGTGAAACAGATGAATTTGTCACGGAAGTCTTACAAAGACTAGACCGAAAACCGATTAAGGTCATAGTTAATGAGTCTGGTGCATCTATATATTCTGCTAGTAAAGTGGCAATTGAAGAGTTTCCTGATTTAGATATTACAGTCAGGGGTGCTATTAGTATTGGTCGGCGGTTACAAGACCCTCTAGCCGAATTAGTCAAAATCGACCCCAAATCAATTGGTGTGGGACAATATCAGCATGATGTAGATCAAAAGTTATTGAAAAAGAAATTAGATGAGACTGTAGAAAGTTGTGTGAACTATGTTGGTGTAGATTTAAACACAGCCTCTAAAGAATTATTAACTTTTGTTTCTGGCATTACTCCCACAATTGCTAATAATGTTGTGGCTTATCGCAATCAACACGGAGCGTTTAAAAATCGCCAACAGTTATTGAAGGTAGCGAAATTAGGGCCGAAAGCCTTTGAACAAGCGGCTGGATTTTTGCGTATTCGTGGGGGAGAGAACCCCTTAGATAATACAGCCGTGCATCCAGAAAGTTATCCTCTAGTGAAAGCGATCGCTTCTGACTTAAATGTACCATTAAATCAAGTCACACAAATTGCTGAAAAACTGCAAAAGACCAACTTAAAGAAATACGTCAATGAGCAAGTTGGTGAACCTACACTGCGGGACATTCTCAAAGAATTAGAAAAACCAGGTAGAGACCCCCGTGCAGAATTTAAGTACGCCACCTTTAAAGAAGGAATTAAAGAAATCAGTGATTTACAAGAGGGAATGGAACTAGAGGGAATAGTTACTAATGTCGCCAACTTTGGCGCATTTGTTGATATTGGTGTTCACCAAGATGGTTTAGTACATATCTCTCAACTCGCTGACAGATTTATTGATGACCCGAAAAAAGTAGTCAAAGTGGGACAAGTGGTAAAAGTGCGGGTATTAGAAGTGAATGAGAAATTAAGGCGTATTAGTCTTTCCATGAAAGCAGTCAATCAAGTTTAGATTTTAGATTTTAGATTTTAGATTTTAGATTGACTGTGCCATCATACTCACCTCAAGCCTAGTAACGAACACAGCTTGAGGTGTGAAACAATATTTAGCAGAGTTCACAACTCATCTCAAAAATTTAAGCATACTCAACATCAATCATATAAATCATCCCATTGGCAGAAACTCAATCTGCCTAGTAATAGATGGCATATATTTAACCAATTAAAGATACTAGAAGGAGTCGTAAATCATTTTTAAATCTATAAGGTAACGAAATGCTGGGAACTTTTTTAATAACCTTAGCTACAGCACTGAGTCTACTAATTGTAGATTTAGTTGTACCAGGTGTAAATATTGCTAATTTTCCGGCTGCATTAATTGCCGCTTTAGTTATTGGTCTAATTAATGGGTCAGTGAAACCTGTTCTCTCAACCTTATCTTTACCCCTCAATTTCTTAACTCTGGGAGCATTTTCCCTAGTAGTTAACGGTATTTGTTTTTCATTAGCAGCCGCGCTAGTTCCTGGTTTCAGTGTTCACGGACTGATTGCTTTTATTTTGGGGCCTGTTGTTTTATCTTTTGCTAATACATTTATTAGCAAGTATTTTGCTGAAAGAAATCTCGCTTTGAATCCTAATGTGGATACTAAAGGCGAATTACCATCTAGCTAATCCTCCACTTCAACTTAGTCAACCAAATAAGAAGATAATTCCTCAGATGCGGTAACTAATTTGGTTGGTTAGAGACAATGTAAAACCACTTGAAACTTAACAACAAACTTATGAAATTATTACGTTTTATTCTGGGTTTAGTGCTACCACCATTAGGTGTTTTCCTAACTGTTGGAGTAGGGCCGACCTTAGTGATTAATATTTTACTGACACTTTTAGGTTGGCTTCCTGGTAGTATTCATGCAATTTGGGTAATTGCTAAACGTGAAGAACAATTAAACGCAGAGAGAGGAGTTTACTAAGATTTTGAGTCATTGTAGGGTATGAATTGAAATCCCCGACTTATTTAAAGTCGGGGATTTTAACATAGGAAATTACTCAGTAGATTGTCAACAACCTATTTATGAACTATTTCCTTATCTTGTTTGTTCGGCTCTTTATCTTTGAATAAATCTGCTGTGGCTAGTAATAATTCGCGCAATGTTTGTTTGATTTGACGTTCTTTTCTGGCTATAGCTGTACCAGCTTCACCTAGTTTAAGTTCTAACTGCGATCGCTTCTGCTCTACCTGTGTAGCTAAAACCTCAGCTTGGGGGCGAGCTTGATTATACCAGTTGTTAGCTTCCTCTAAATAATGCTTGACTTCGTCAGCGCGTCCACCGTAGCGTGCAGCTAAATTAGCACGCACAATTGCTAGTTGTGCTTGTAATTGTGCGTAGCGTTTCTTTAATAGTGCCGCTTCTTCACTATCTTTGATGGCATCAATGGCAGAATCAATGGCACTTTTCGTATTAGCAGTTCTTTCTTTCCCTGTTTCAGCAATTTCTGCGAGAATGCCATCAACATCCTGTTGAATCTTTTCCTCTTCGCTATCTATTTGAGCTTGGAGTCTTTGCAATTCTGACTGAGTTTTCACTATAGCCTCATGTCTTTTAGTGTTGACTCCCTCAATAGCACCTTCTATTGATGCTGTCACTTCTTCTTTTAATTCAGTACCTTTGTCTTGCAGATTTTCAATTACGGCGGAAACTGCATCTTTGACAAGTGTGCGAATTTCGTGAGAACCTTCTTTGAACTCAGAAGCTACTTGAGCAACTGCTGATTTGACAATCTCACGAATACGTTCAGTTCTTAACTGACCAGTTGCTTTTGCTTGCTGCAAATCAGATTGAATTTGATCTTTGATATTATTAGCCATTTTTAATTCTTGCTATTTAGATAATTTGGATAAACTTCTTTAAACACGATCTGCTAAGAATATTATGATGCGGGAATTTGATGGTAGCTACTTCCTTTAGATAGAAGTTAAAATACTCAGAACCTCAACTTCATTCTAGATTTGCTAGTAGTCTTAAGAATAACAGTGCAGGCGATCGCCAATTTATGAGAAAATAATCCCTGGCTAATAGTTATGATCATGAACAGGAATAATAACTGTGAAAAAAATATTTACATTAGTATTTATCATGTTATTGATTGCCTTTAATTTTCCGTTACCCGTCAATGCAGTAGATACAGCAAATGGTGCGGAAATATTCAGTGTTCATTGCGCTGGTTGTCATATTAATGGGGGTAACATTGTCAGGCGCGGTAAGAACTTACAAAAAAAGGCACTCAAAAAATATGGTATGGACTCCATAGAAGCTGTTACAGATATTGTAACTAATGGTAAAAATAATATGTCAGCTTACAAAGACCGCCTGACTGAGCAAGAAATTCAAAATGTTACTGCTTATGTTTTAGAGCAAGCAGAAAAAGGATGGCGGTAATTAGGGACTTCCAACTAAAAAATATACCATCGCTGTGGTAAGCAGGGGGCAGGGAGCATGGGGAAAAATTAAAATATTCGCTCTAGGAAATTGGATAATTTATTTTCTGGAAATCTCTTAGTCAAGAATTAACAGTTAACAAGCAAAATTTAAATATGAAATTACCCGGAGAAAGTCGGTTACAGTTTACTGCTGACTTAAATATTTGTCGGATACTCAATGGGATGTGGCAGGTATCTGGCGCACATGGCAGAATTAATCCTCAAGCTGCCATCGAAAGTATGTTTCAATATGTGGATGCAGGTTTTACAACTTGGGATTTAGCAGACCACTACGGCCCAGCAGAAGATTTTGTTGGAGAATTTCGTCGTCAGTTCGCTGCTAAACGTGGACAAGCAGCTTTATCTCAAATTCAAGCTTTTACCAAATGGGTTCCTCGTCCTGGGAAAATGACGAAGAAATTCGTGACTGAAAATATTGAAATTTCCCTAAGAAGAATGGCTGTAGAATCTCTAGATTTGATGCAGTTTCATTGGTGGGAATATCGAGACAGCAATTACTTAGATGCTCTCAAATATATGGCAGAACTGCAAACTGAGGGCAAAATTAAACATTTAGCATTAACTAACTTTGACACTGAACACCTGCAAATTATTACAGAAACTGGGATCAAAATTGTCTCTAATCAAGTGCAATTTTCTTTAGTTGATCGCCGTCCTGAAGTAAATATGGTGAAATTTTGTCAACAACATGACATCAAACTATTTACTTATGGTTCACTCTGCGGCGGATTTTTATCAGAAAAGTATTTGGGTAAACCAGAAGCACGGAGTTTTGATTTAACTACAGTCAGCTTACGCAAATACAAAAATATGATAGATGCTTGGGGTGGTTGGCAATTATTTCAAGAGTTGCTCAATACTCTCAAACAAATTGCTGATAAACATAAAGTTAGTATTGCTAACGTGGCTGTTAGATATATTTTAGATCAACCAGCCGTTGGTGGAGTGATAGTTGGTGCCAGACTAGGAATAGCTGAACATCTAGAAGATAATGCCAAAGTCTTTAGTTTTCAATTAGATGCTGAAGATAGCGATCGCATTAATACCATATCCCAAAAATCACGCAATTTGTATGAGCTAATTGGTGATTGTGGTGATGAATATAGGCGGTAGTTGGTAATTTGTAATTATGTAGGTGCTTTATGAACAGTGTTTTGGTCACTGGAAATTTGCGGAAGGTGCATCACATTGCGCTGAATGTGAAAGATATGCAAGCATCCCAATATTTTTACGGGACTATTTTAGGTTTGCATGAATTGACTGGTGAAGAAGTTCCAGCTACTTTAGTGGAACTAGTGGCTGAGGGGAAAGTGGCAAATTTTATTACCCCTGACGGTACAATTCTCGACCTATTTTGGACACCTGACTTAACACCACCCAATCCAGACCCAGAACAAAGTTTTACTAGAGCATATCACCTCGCCTTCGATATTGACCCGCAATTATTTGAACAAGCGGTGGCCGTTTTGCGAGAAAATCAAATTCACATTGCTCATGGCCCAGTTAGTCGTCCGACTGGTAGGGGTGTGTATTTTTATGACCCCGATGGTTTTATGATCGAAATTCGTTGCGACCCACAATAATTAGATATGTCAACACGGTTATTTCAAGTAATTGAAGACGTAATTAAACAACCACCAATTCCCCACGAACCGCACAAACAATCATTGAAAGCTTGGGCGATGTATTGTTTAAGAGATAGAGGTTTTA contains:
- a CDS encoding class I SAM-dependent methyltransferase; this translates as MLTQTIKNYFQYFAHPEEIERCDEDVIVCKIFNPTPAIQANSYYFGHPEWGLNYFEACHRDEKFIELWREVIGSWQGKIVVDIGCGPGNVYASLKEFCGEPELLLGVDVSLGALKTASQLGYTAILADAHNLPLKSGFADIVMLNACLHHCDNMAQVLKQAAKLVKPGGILITDHDPQKSAYQFKGLGSLLWQLRLPIYRCMKRGGHSTAEEQSWGLATEVHHKACDGVTSKMFYEMLEPMGFAVKVYPHNHQVGAAALQGDYGKPFWKYRVAQRLSGINPNSPEAALSLMCVATRIN
- a CDS encoding glycosyltransferase family 2 protein, whose translation is MQTPTTENWSNPDGTNVSMLEQITPLILTYNETPNIGRTLDCLTWAKKIIVIDSYSTDTTLEILKSYPQVQVFQREFDTHGKQWNYGLEQVHTPWVLSLDADYLVTDDLVSEIATLPVDGQIDGYFAQFKYCVFGQPVRNTRILPPRQVLFKKSKAIYIDDGHTQVLQLTGQSTLLSAYIYHDDRKPFSRWLWAQERYTVLESKKILATPVNELDWVDRIRRKKVLAPWMVFIYCLFVEGWIFDGWRGWYYVFQRVLAETILAIRLIEAENLKNH
- a CDS encoding Tex family protein, with product MLNIPHLLATELELRPQQVENALELLAEGATVPFIARYRKERTGEMNEIQLRELADRYTYLSELEERKSVILKAIAEQGKLTDELENKISSCLQKTELEDLYLPYRPKRRTRATIAREKGLQPLADFIKALNVKNPISASWEEEAAKYISETNGIKTADEALKGAADILAEEVAEKADLRAYIREYFLEDGVFVSRIKDDYPEGTTKFEMYRNYQIKVKNIAPHNMLALCRGEAEGILSFDISFEEDFVLSYLESQEIKTKVRGIRDFYQAMLKDAFNRLMKNSLIGEVMTEKKTYADIESIKTFEANLRELLLSAPAGMKPTLAIDPGFRTGCKVAILEQTGKFLEYQAIFPHQAVEQRHKAAQTLKNLIEKYKVELIAIGNGTASRETDEFVTEVLQRLDRKPIKVIVNESGASIYSASKVAIEEFPDLDITVRGAISIGRRLQDPLAELVKIDPKSIGVGQYQHDVDQKLLKKKLDETVESCVNYVGVDLNTASKELLTFVSGITPTIANNVVAYRNQHGAFKNRQQLLKVAKLGPKAFEQAAGFLRIRGGENPLDNTAVHPESYPLVKAIASDLNVPLNQVTQIAEKLQKTNLKKYVNEQVGEPTLRDILKELEKPGRDPRAEFKYATFKEGIKEISDLQEGMELEGIVTNVANFGAFVDIGVHQDGLVHISQLADRFIDDPKKVVKVGQVVKVRVLEVNEKLRRISLSMKAVNQV
- a CDS encoding phage holin family protein, with the protein product MLGTFLITLATALSLLIVDLVVPGVNIANFPAALIAALVIGLINGSVKPVLSTLSLPLNFLTLGAFSLVVNGICFSLAAALVPGFSVHGLIAFILGPVVLSFANTFISKYFAERNLALNPNVDTKGELPSS
- a CDS encoding YqaE/Pmp3 family membrane protein → MKLLRFILGLVLPPLGVFLTVGVGPTLVINILLTLLGWLPGSIHAIWVIAKREEQLNAERGVY
- a CDS encoding histidine kinase, with the protein product MANNIKDQIQSDLQQAKATGQLRTERIREIVKSAVAQVASEFKEGSHEIRTLVKDAVSAVIENLQDKGTELKEEVTASIEGAIEGVNTKRHEAIVKTQSELQRLQAQIDSEEEKIQQDVDGILAEIAETGKERTANTKSAIDSAIDAIKDSEEAALLKKRYAQLQAQLAIVRANLAARYGGRADEVKHYLEEANNWYNQARPQAEVLATQVEQKRSQLELKLGEAGTAIARKERQIKQTLRELLLATADLFKDKEPNKQDKEIVHK
- the petJ gene encoding cytochrome c6 PetJ: MLLIAFNFPLPVNAVDTANGAEIFSVHCAGCHINGGNIVRRGKNLQKKALKKYGMDSIEAVTDIVTNGKNNMSAYKDRLTEQEIQNVTAYVLEQAEKGWR
- a CDS encoding aldo/keto reductase; translation: MKLPGESRLQFTADLNICRILNGMWQVSGAHGRINPQAAIESMFQYVDAGFTTWDLADHYGPAEDFVGEFRRQFAAKRGQAALSQIQAFTKWVPRPGKMTKKFVTENIEISLRRMAVESLDLMQFHWWEYRDSNYLDALKYMAELQTEGKIKHLALTNFDTEHLQIITETGIKIVSNQVQFSLVDRRPEVNMVKFCQQHDIKLFTYGSLCGGFLSEKYLGKPEARSFDLTTVSLRKYKNMIDAWGGWQLFQELLNTLKQIADKHKVSIANVAVRYILDQPAVGGVIVGARLGIAEHLEDNAKVFSFQLDAEDSDRINTISQKSRNLYELIGDCGDEYRR
- a CDS encoding VOC family protein is translated as MNSVLVTGNLRKVHHIALNVKDMQASQYFYGTILGLHELTGEEVPATLVELVAEGKVANFITPDGTILDLFWTPDLTPPNPDPEQSFTRAYHLAFDIDPQLFEQAVAVLRENQIHIAHGPVSRPTGRGVYFYDPDGFMIEIRCDPQ